In one window of Mercurialis annua linkage group LG4, ddMerAnnu1.2, whole genome shotgun sequence DNA:
- the LOC126678031 gene encoding NAD(P)H-quinone oxidoreductase subunit S, chloroplastic-like: MALQGTLLKSNFLGQNNLFNRHLKPSLSSTRKEPRLKLVPCAKFDLFEILGGRGLCNGEQGIQLELKRDIEALPSVNQDENSAAEEDTSTVPENAFEKELMGLTGGFPGGEKGLKKFVEENPPPKKQSTSASENLLEITTSKKPKAPELPLLMPGMIAIVSNPNNPYYMLCGIVQRITDGKAAVLFEGGIWDRLITFRLEELQRREKGPPGKNAKSAILEELIGQETK; the protein is encoded by the coding sequence ATGGCTCTTCAAGGAACTCTACTCAAATCCAACTTTCTTGGCCAAAACAACCTCTTCAATCGTCATCTAAAACCATCACTTTCTTCGACTCGTAAAGAGCCGAGGCTTAAGCTAGTACCATGTGCAAAATTCGACTTATTCGAGATCCTAGGAGGAAGAGGACTCTGCAACGGAGAACAAGGTATACAACTAGAACTAAAAAGAGATATTGAAGCATTACCTTCTGTGAATCAAGATGAAAATTCGGCTGCGGAGGAGGATACATCAACTGTACCTGAAAATGCTTTTGAAAAAGAGCTGATGGGGTTAACCGGAGGATTTCCTGGTGGCGAGAAGGGATTAAAAAAGTTCGTTGAGGAAAACCCACCACCAAAAAAACAGTCAACTAGTGCTTCAGAAAACTTACTGGAGATTACTACCTCAAAGAAGCCGAAAGCACCAGAGTTGCCTTTGCTTATGCCAGGCATGATTGCTATTGTGAGTAATCCGAATAATCCATATTATATGTTATGTGGCATAGTTCAGAGAATAACCGATGGAAAAGCAGCAGTGCTTTTTGAAGGAGGAATATGGGATCGGTTAATAACTTTCCGACTTGAAGAGCTTCAACGCAGGGAAAAGGGTCCTCCGGGAAAGAATGCCAAGTCAGCTATACTCGAAGAGCTGATTGGACAGGAAACAAAATGA